A single genomic interval of Sander lucioperca isolate FBNREF2018 chromosome 9, SLUC_FBN_1.2, whole genome shotgun sequence harbors:
- the gng12a gene encoding guanine nucleotide-binding protein G(I)/G(S)/G(O) subunit gamma-12a, with translation MSSKAHGSNNIAHARRTVQQLRIEANIDRIKVSKASADLMNYCSEHARNDPLLMGIPASENPFKDKKHCTIL, from the exons ATGTCTTCCAAGGCTCACGGGTCCAATAACATCGCCCATGCTCGGCGGACGGTGCAGCAGCTGAGAATAGAGGCCAACATTGACAGGATAAAG GTATCCAAGGCCTCTGCAGACCTTATGAACTACTGCAGTGAACACGCCAGAAACGACCCTCTCCTTATGGGCATCCCTGCCTCAGAAAATCCCTTCAAGGACAAAAAGCACTGCACTATATTGTAG
- the gadd45aa gene encoding growth arrest and DNA-damage-inducible, alpha, a isoform X2: MDSVAKALEEVLTSALPQGCITVGVYEAAKSLNVDPDNVVLCILATDDEDVKDVALQIHFTLIQAFCCENDINILRVNNTRRLAEILEGEGKQSGGEPMDLHCVLVTSPHSTSWKDPALSKVNRFCRESRCMDQWVPIINLPER; this comes from the exons ATGGATTCAGTGGCGAAAGCTTTGGAAGAAGTCCTCACCTCTGCGTTGCCACagggctgcattacagtaggaGTCTACGAGGCTGCCAAATCACTCAATGT GGACCCTGATAATGTGGTTTTGTGCATCCTCGCCACTGATGACGAAGATGTCAAAGATGTGGCACTGCAGATCCACTTTACCCTAATTCAGGCTTTCTGCTGTGAGAATGACATCAACATCCTGAGAGTCAACAACACCCGGCGCCTGGCAGAAATACTGGAGGGAGAAGGAAAACAGAGTGGGGGTGAACCTATGGACCTCCACTGTGTCCTGGTCACT AGCCCACATTCTACATCATGGAAGGACCCCGCTTTGAGCAAAGTGAACCGATTCTGCAGGGAGAGCCGCTGTATGGACCAGTGGGTACCCATCATCAACCTGCCCGAACGATGA
- the gadd45aa gene encoding growth arrest and DNA-damage-inducible, alpha, a isoform X1, producing MYNMTFEELSGDYSQERMDSVAKALEEVLTSALPQGCITVGVYEAAKSLNVDPDNVVLCILATDDEDVKDVALQIHFTLIQAFCCENDINILRVNNTRRLAEILEGEGKQSGGEPMDLHCVLVTSPHSTSWKDPALSKVNRFCRESRCMDQWVPIINLPER from the exons ATGTACAACATGACATTTGAGGAACTAAGTGGGGATTACTCTCAAGAAAG AATGGATTCAGTGGCGAAAGCTTTGGAAGAAGTCCTCACCTCTGCGTTGCCACagggctgcattacagtaggaGTCTACGAGGCTGCCAAATCACTCAATGT GGACCCTGATAATGTGGTTTTGTGCATCCTCGCCACTGATGACGAAGATGTCAAAGATGTGGCACTGCAGATCCACTTTACCCTAATTCAGGCTTTCTGCTGTGAGAATGACATCAACATCCTGAGAGTCAACAACACCCGGCGCCTGGCAGAAATACTGGAGGGAGAAGGAAAACAGAGTGGGGGTGAACCTATGGACCTCCACTGTGTCCTGGTCACT AGCCCACATTCTACATCATGGAAGGACCCCGCTTTGAGCAAAGTGAACCGATTCTGCAGGGAGAGCCGCTGTATGGACCAGTGGGTACCCATCATCAACCTGCCCGAACGATGA